A section of the Leptospira semungkisensis genome encodes:
- a CDS encoding M20 metallopeptidase family protein, whose protein sequence is MTAQTSSRHAELVKYRRFIHKHPELKYEEKGTADFVAAHLRSLGYSFQEGIAKTGIACLIDSGLPGKTLLVRADMDALPIVEENKVDYASVHSGVMHACGHDAHTSVLMGLASELKEDIKSIVPKGRVLLVFQPAEEGGQGADKMIEEGILEKYNVSAALALHVWNHIPVGKVGVVDGPMMAAVDEFQITVQGVSGHGAMPQHTVDPILVGAHIVTALQSIVSRNTDPLDSCVVTVGAFHSGHAFNVISETAELKGTIRTFTKEMFDKAPELFKRVVENTAAAFGAKAIIQYERTNAPTINHPGMANLVRRASQNILGPDSVTEEHAKTMGGEDFSAFLMKVPGCYFFVGSMNEEKGFVHPHHSSKFDLDENSLPIGLSVMKEAIRIYLEEN, encoded by the coding sequence ATGACCGCTCAAACTTCTTCCAGACATGCAGAATTAGTCAAGTATAGACGCTTCATCCATAAACATCCGGAATTAAAATACGAAGAAAAGGGAACGGCCGACTTTGTGGCAGCCCATTTACGCTCTTTAGGATACTCTTTCCAAGAAGGGATCGCTAAGACTGGGATCGCATGTCTGATCGATTCAGGTTTGCCGGGCAAAACATTACTCGTTCGAGCGGACATGGACGCACTTCCCATTGTGGAAGAAAACAAAGTAGATTACGCGTCTGTTCATAGCGGGGTCATGCATGCCTGCGGTCATGATGCTCATACTTCCGTTCTAATGGGTTTGGCCTCCGAACTAAAAGAAGATATCAAATCGATCGTCCCAAAAGGCAGAGTATTATTAGTCTTTCAACCCGCTGAGGAGGGAGGACAAGGCGCCGACAAAATGATCGAAGAAGGTATATTAGAAAAATACAATGTATCCGCTGCGCTTGCTCTTCATGTTTGGAATCATATTCCTGTAGGAAAGGTAGGAGTCGTAGACGGCCCGATGATGGCTGCAGTCGACGAATTCCAGATCACTGTCCAAGGAGTGAGTGGGCATGGAGCAATGCCGCAACATACTGTGGATCCCATCTTAGTCGGGGCCCATATCGTGACAGCTCTCCAAAGCATAGTATCCCGAAATACGGATCCTCTGGATTCTTGTGTGGTCACAGTAGGCGCATTTCATTCAGGCCACGCATTCAATGTGATTTCTGAGACGGCAGAATTGAAAGGAACCATTCGCACATTCACAAAGGAAATGTTCGATAAGGCTCCCGAACTTTTCAAAAGAGTAGTCGAGAATACTGCAGCGGCATTCGGAGCCAAGGCAATCATCCAATACGAAAGAACGAACGCTCCTACAATCAATCATCCTGGAATGGCAAACCTAGTCAGAAGAGCCTCTCAGAATATCCTAGGACCAGATTCGGTTACAGAAGAACATGCAAAGACAATGGGCGGAGAAGACTTTTCTGCATTTCTCATGAAAGTTCCCGGTTGCTATTTCTTTGTAGGTTCCATGAACGAAGAGAAGGGATTTGTACATCCTCATCATAGTTCCAAGTTTGATCTAGATGAAAACTCCCTTCCCATCGGACTCTCTGTGATGAAAGAAGCAATCCGTATCTATTTAGAAGAAAATTAA
- a CDS encoding aminopeptidase P N-terminal domain-containing protein, which yields MDQSIFRKRIRNVQDLLKESEVLLLFAAPQRIRNRDVEYKFRQDSDYYYLTGIEEEDGILVLRRDYSAHFALPKDKEREIWTGIRLGKDEIKNRLELDESFSLEEWDARIHQILTNQFTLYHFFGKDKERDAKLLELISTLNLRLREGKFGPQRWEIPNFLHEMRMFKTPEEIEKLKESSRITALGHERLFRETRVGMYEFELESILESEYLKHGAWGGGYGHIVAAGKNATILHYTTNRAKIGENEAILVDSGAEKDYYTADVTRVFPSGKKFTAEQRTIYELVLDAQKRAIEETKAGVEFNFVHEKTIHNLVLGLLDLKLLKGTAAEVIEKGEYRRFYMHRTGHYLGMDVHDVGRYFENGKSKPMKDGLVVTVEPGLYFDPTDETIPAGFRGIGVRIEDDILVNGNSPVVLTSMIAKEVDDIEAMRS from the coding sequence ATGGACCAAAGTATTTTTCGCAAACGCATTCGTAATGTCCAAGACCTATTGAAGGAATCCGAGGTCTTACTCCTTTTTGCAGCTCCTCAAAGAATTCGGAACAGAGACGTAGAGTATAAGTTCCGACAAGATTCCGATTACTATTATCTGACAGGCATCGAAGAAGAGGACGGGATCCTTGTTCTGAGACGAGATTATTCGGCTCACTTTGCACTTCCGAAAGACAAGGAAAGAGAAATCTGGACCGGCATTCGTTTGGGCAAGGACGAGATCAAAAATAGATTAGAACTCGATGAGAGCTTCTCTTTGGAAGAATGGGATGCAAGGATCCATCAGATCTTAACGAATCAATTCACTCTCTATCATTTTTTTGGAAAGGACAAGGAGAGGGATGCAAAACTCTTAGAGTTGATTAGCACCTTGAATCTCAGATTGAGAGAAGGAAAATTCGGTCCTCAGAGATGGGAGATCCCGAACTTTCTACATGAAATGAGAATGTTCAAGACTCCCGAAGAGATTGAAAAGTTAAAAGAGTCTTCTCGCATTACAGCTTTAGGTCACGAAAGATTGTTTAGAGAAACTCGAGTAGGGATGTACGAGTTTGAATTAGAGTCCATTCTGGAATCCGAATATTTAAAACACGGCGCCTGGGGTGGAGGCTACGGTCATATCGTTGCAGCAGGAAAGAATGCTACGATTCTACATTACACTACGAATCGAGCAAAGATAGGAGAGAACGAGGCAATTCTCGTTGATAGCGGAGCGGAGAAGGATTATTATACTGCAGACGTTACTCGCGTTTTCCCTTCCGGAAAGAAATTCACTGCCGAGCAAAGGACAATCTACGAACTCGTTCTGGATGCGCAGAAAAGAGCGATCGAAGAGACAAAGGCAGGAGTAGAATTTAATTTCGTTCATGAAAAGACGATCCATAATCTAGTACTTGGTCTCTTGGATCTCAAGCTTTTGAAAGGTACCGCTGCCGAAGTGATCGAGAAGGGAGAATATCGTAGATTCTATATGCATCGAACTGGTCACTATCTAGGAATGGACGTGCACGATGTGGGAAGATACTTCGAGAATGGAAAGAGTAAGCCGATGAAAGACGGACTTGTCGTGACCGTGGAGCCTGGCTTATATTTTGATCCTACAGATGAAACTATACCTGCCGGATTTCGTGGGATAGGCGTAAGGATAGAAGATGATATTCTTGTGAACGGAAATTCTCCTGTGGTCTTAACTTCTATGATCGCTAAAGAAGTGGATGATATAGAGGCGATGAGAAGCTAA
- the waaF gene encoding lipopolysaccharide heptosyltransferase II, translated as MNQKENILVIQTAFLGDLILTTPLFREIKKKYPNSKMTVIVNKGTESVLEANPWIDEIIPLDKKQIKSSLFGFWNFCQAIRKRKFTLCISPHFSFRSSIIAWMSGARIRIGYKSAGFSFLLNDRRQRPILGPHEVDKLLSLLYTEEERKNVSRKPELFWKPESVVGIQAEMKKHGLEKGKFILLAPSSVWETKRMPAEKFRTIGSELAEKTGYKIVLTGGKGDIPLCEEVGQGFGINLAGKTSLPEMSYLMSQAALLVTNDSSPIHFASSFNTPTLAAFGATIPAFGYTPLADKIFISEIYGLDCRPCGIHGGRVCPKKHFRCMLEQDTDAMVREAIRLIKG; from the coding sequence ATGAATCAGAAAGAGAATATTCTAGTCATCCAAACCGCCTTTTTAGGAGATCTCATCTTAACTACTCCTTTGTTCAGAGAAATTAAGAAGAAGTATCCGAATTCAAAGATGACTGTGATCGTAAACAAGGGAACCGAATCTGTCTTAGAGGCCAATCCTTGGATAGATGAGATCATCCCTTTGGACAAGAAGCAGATCAAATCTTCTCTCTTTGGATTTTGGAATTTCTGCCAAGCAATCCGAAAACGTAAATTTACTCTTTGTATCAGTCCTCATTTTTCTTTTCGTTCTTCTATTATCGCTTGGATGAGTGGTGCTCGGATCCGGATCGGATATAAGAGCGCTGGATTTTCTTTCTTACTAAATGATCGAAGACAGAGACCGATACTCGGTCCTCATGAAGTGGATAAACTTTTGTCTCTTCTTTATACGGAAGAAGAACGGAAGAATGTATCTAGAAAACCTGAACTATTCTGGAAACCTGAATCTGTGGTCGGCATCCAAGCTGAAATGAAAAAGCATGGATTGGAAAAGGGGAAGTTTATTCTTCTAGCTCCTTCTTCTGTTTGGGAAACGAAACGCATGCCTGCGGAAAAGTTTAGGACCATCGGTTCAGAGCTTGCGGAGAAGACCGGATACAAAATTGTTCTCACCGGTGGAAAGGGAGATATTCCTCTTTGTGAAGAGGTGGGGCAAGGGTTCGGGATCAATCTCGCGGGAAAGACTAGTCTTCCGGAGATGAGCTATTTAATGAGCCAGGCGGCTCTACTTGTGACTAACGATTCTTCTCCTATTCATTTTGCTTCTTCTTTTAATACTCCTACTTTGGCGGCGTTCGGCGCAACGATTCCCGCATTCGGTTATACACCTCTTGCCGATAAAATATTTATTTCCGAGATCTACGGACTAGACTGCCGTCCTTGTGGAATTCATGGGGGAAGGGTCTGTCCTAAAAAACATTTTCGTTGTATGTTGGAACAAGATACGGATGCTATGGTTAGAGAGGCGATCCGTCTAATAAAAGGATAA
- a CDS encoding thiolase family protein: protein MTLAYVLDSHLSKFGKTDFDYQSLSYETANHLLKRNPEFHPEFLVFSSMAPERYTGEIFLPAKIKEDLGLPSLFAIRSETASSSGASALHLARFLILSGKFQRGMVLATEVMSKLPREENNLLLGSVLSSQQRSLAMSMAQGGALTATRYLKDFGYTRKDLFRLSKKLHDNGLENPIAHIQKNLNEEEYFSSPMFSSPFCLYDISPLSDGACGLLLESDSSRLKKGNKKVFISGTGFGLGQVNGTPGGLSFPASKMAFQQAYQESGKTAKDIQVAELHDAFTIFEIIAAEDSGLFEQGKSLAAVAEGITDKRGRLPINPSGGLKTRGHPVGVSGLAQVAELSNYLQSNSANTALSLSIGGLGVNNFATILEAKE, encoded by the coding sequence ATGACCTTGGCCTACGTGCTGGACTCTCATTTGAGTAAATTCGGCAAGACTGATTTTGACTATCAGTCGCTCTCGTATGAGACTGCGAATCATTTACTTAAAAGGAATCCTGAGTTCCATCCTGAGTTCTTGGTCTTCAGTTCCATGGCCCCGGAACGTTATACGGGAGAGATTTTTCTTCCTGCAAAGATCAAGGAGGATCTGGGACTTCCTTCTTTATTCGCGATCCGATCCGAAACCGCTTCTTCTAGTGGGGCGTCCGCATTGCATCTTGCAAGATTCTTGATATTGTCCGGCAAGTTCCAAAGAGGAATGGTGCTTGCAACCGAGGTCATGAGCAAGCTTCCGAGAGAAGAAAATAATCTACTACTTGGCTCTGTGCTTTCTTCTCAGCAGAGGTCCTTGGCAATGTCTATGGCCCAGGGCGGGGCTCTGACTGCTACTAGATACTTAAAGGATTTCGGATATACTAGAAAGGATCTCTTCCGTTTATCAAAAAAATTGCATGATAACGGTTTGGAGAATCCGATCGCGCATATTCAAAAAAACTTAAATGAAGAGGAATATTTCTCTTCTCCCATGTTTTCTAGTCCATTCTGTTTATATGATATATCTCCTCTGTCTGACGGGGCCTGCGGGTTATTGTTAGAGTCAGATTCTTCCCGCTTGAAGAAGGGAAACAAAAAAGTATTTATCTCCGGCACAGGTTTCGGCCTAGGTCAGGTCAATGGAACTCCCGGGGGCCTAAGCTTTCCTGCTTCTAAAATGGCATTCCAACAGGCATACCAAGAATCTGGAAAGACTGCAAAGGATATTCAGGTTGCGGAACTGCACGATGCATTTACTATCTTCGAGATCATAGCGGCCGAAGACTCGGGGCTCTTTGAACAAGGTAAGTCATTAGCAGCAGTCGCTGAAGGCATCACGGATAAGAGAGGAAGACTCCCGATCAATCCTTCGGGAGGTTTGAAAACCAGAGGACATCCTGTTGGAGTTTCGGGTCTCGCACAAGTGGCGGAACTTTCCAATTATTTACAGTCGAATTCTGCAAACACTGCACTCTCTCTTTCTATCGGAGGCTTGGGAGTGAATAATTTTGCTACGATCTTAGAGGCAAAAGAATGA
- the bfr gene encoding bacterioferritin, producing MKGNQEVLEILAEVLSAELTAINQYFIHAKLNKNWGYDKLASYMKKESIEEMNHADQVIERILFLDGVPDLQRYMKINVGKDIESIFKNDLEVEYHAVERLNRGIEIATRNKDNGTRELLEKILVSEEEHIDWLEAQLEIIKTIGVQNYLAQQLS from the coding sequence GTGAAAGGTAACCAAGAAGTCCTCGAAATCTTAGCGGAAGTACTCTCCGCCGAACTAACTGCGATCAATCAGTATTTTATTCATGCAAAGCTGAATAAAAACTGGGGTTACGACAAGCTCGCTAGTTACATGAAGAAAGAATCTATCGAAGAGATGAACCATGCGGACCAAGTCATAGAGCGCATTCTCTTCTTAGACGGAGTTCCCGATCTTCAAAGATACATGAAGATCAATGTGGGTAAGGATATTGAAAGCATCTTCAAGAACGACTTGGAGGTTGAATACCACGCAGTGGAACGTCTGAATCGCGGCATAGAGATCGCGACCAGAAATAAAGACAACGGCACACGTGAATTGCTCGAGAAGATCCTCGTTTCCGAGGAGGAGCATATCGACTGGCTCGAGGCCCAGCTAGAGATCATCAAAACCATAGGCGTCCAAAACTATTTGGCCCAACAACTTTCCTAG
- a CDS encoding THUMP domain-containing class I SAM-dependent RNA methyltransferase, whose translation MQGPDDLYEVAAMFPFEKLLSPKTKFRIDATTKDNLTDSRYATYRLKDAIFDRFRAQGLELPEADREEPEVLFYLRSRTDHVKLFLALHPQPLQRRGHGREGGEAPLRETLAQALLRFSGWKVGEKLYDPFCGSGTLLIEAALRMRNGGWVNYKSLSRSSIFTRLFGPCKAKEEWESKGEVLLFGSDISEEAIALAKKNAKEAGVADLIQWTVASAEEPSEDFEFKQGKIVTNPPYGVRIGDRESASELYASWGESLKKNFQGSYISIVAGDPSLLGYLKLKSDKEQSVTIAKLKGKLVAYQID comes from the coding sequence ATACAAGGACCGGACGATCTGTACGAGGTCGCGGCAATGTTCCCGTTCGAGAAGTTACTTTCTCCTAAGACTAAATTCAGAATAGACGCGACCACGAAAGACAATCTGACCGATTCACGTTACGCGACATACAGACTAAAGGACGCTATCTTTGATCGATTCCGAGCCCAAGGCCTGGAATTGCCGGAAGCGGACAGAGAAGAGCCAGAAGTATTATTCTATCTACGTTCTCGTACGGACCATGTGAAATTATTCTTGGCACTTCACCCTCAGCCTCTCCAAAGAAGAGGACATGGAAGAGAGGGAGGAGAGGCTCCGCTTAGAGAAACATTAGCTCAGGCCCTTCTTCGTTTCTCCGGATGGAAAGTGGGAGAAAAACTTTACGATCCATTCTGCGGTTCAGGCACTCTACTTATCGAAGCGGCACTCAGAATGAGAAACGGCGGTTGGGTAAATTACAAAAGCCTTTCTAGATCCAGCATATTTACTAGATTATTCGGACCTTGCAAAGCTAAAGAAGAATGGGAATCCAAAGGAGAAGTCCTATTGTTCGGCTCGGACATTTCAGAAGAAGCAATTGCACTCGCTAAGAAGAATGCAAAGGAAGCTGGGGTTGCCGATCTGATCCAATGGACTGTCGCTTCTGCAGAAGAGCCTTCGGAAGATTTCGAATTCAAACAAGGCAAGATAGTCACGAATCCTCCTTATGGAGTCCGAATCGGAGATAGAGAATCTGCTTCGGAACTCTATGCGAGCTGGGGCGAATCCTTGAAGAAGAATTTTCAAGGCTCTTATATCTCCATAGTTGCTGGAGATCCTTCTCTCTTAGGCTATCTAAAACTGAAATCCGATAAGGAACAGTCAGTTACGATCGCCAAGTTGAAAGGAAAATTAGTTGCCTACCAGATCGACTGA
- a CDS encoding acetylglutamate kinase, with the protein MNHQEILLKLLEVTENSKDSFQFLKLFRSLEPEKFAVIHASSETLTESAEAFLYNLKLLQKLQLFPVVVLEKDGVSYANLFYRSPSSKISLESIKDSMTEEESLPGSRNLPAKWFRNPSQALDSVRSSLKEKKIPVFVTDQGGAEIYPYLGNLCKELKTKKLILLTARSGLHTLENKKISILDFESEEKLGDEDEELFQECKKIFSLSSDPNLQIAITSAPGLLKELFTIKGSGTLVRKKNKIEYHSDFSSLDQTRLNLLIEDSFGRGLKGGFWEKQFSGIVLESEYKGCALLQNTPWGTFLSKFAVNEIARGEGVGRDIWDEMRKKAPVLFWRARAENTISKWYAKECSGLQKEGIWIYFWIGLNEKEIPAVCDFLRNLPEDLEPKKQSTVQI; encoded by the coding sequence ATGAACCACCAGGAGATCCTCCTAAAACTCTTAGAAGTTACCGAGAATTCCAAGGATAGCTTTCAGTTCTTAAAACTGTTTCGCTCCTTGGAACCGGAGAAGTTTGCGGTGATCCATGCTAGTTCCGAGACACTGACCGAGTCAGCGGAAGCTTTCTTATACAATCTTAAGCTATTACAAAAACTGCAATTGTTCCCTGTCGTAGTCTTAGAGAAGGACGGAGTCTCTTATGCAAATCTATTCTATCGCTCCCCTTCTTCTAAGATCAGCCTAGAGTCCATCAAGGATTCCATGACGGAGGAAGAAAGTCTTCCTGGCTCCAGAAATCTTCCTGCAAAATGGTTCCGAAACCCGAGCCAGGCTTTGGATTCGGTTCGATCTTCCTTAAAAGAAAAAAAGATCCCAGTCTTTGTAACAGACCAAGGAGGAGCGGAGATATATCCTTATTTAGGAAATCTTTGCAAGGAACTTAAGACAAAGAAACTTATCCTTCTTACTGCGAGAAGCGGTTTACATACATTAGAAAATAAGAAAATATCAATATTGGATTTCGAATCCGAGGAAAAACTCGGTGATGAAGACGAGGAACTATTCCAGGAATGCAAAAAGATATTCTCTCTCTCAAGTGATCCAAACTTACAGATAGCGATCACTTCTGCTCCCGGATTATTAAAGGAATTATTTACCATCAAGGGAAGCGGGACCCTTGTCAGAAAAAAGAATAAGATCGAATATCATTCTGATTTTTCAAGCTTAGACCAAACCAGATTAAACCTTTTGATCGAAGATTCCTTTGGAAGAGGATTGAAAGGAGGATTCTGGGAGAAGCAATTCTCAGGCATAGTTCTCGAATCCGAATACAAAGGCTGCGCTCTCTTGCAGAACACTCCTTGGGGAACCTTTCTCTCCAAATTTGCGGTGAACGAAATTGCAAGAGGAGAAGGTGTAGGCCGAGATATCTGGGACGAAATGAGAAAAAAGGCTCCGGTCCTTTTTTGGAGAGCAAGAGCAGAAAACACTATCTCCAAATGGTATGCAAAAGAATGTAGCGGTCTTCAAAAAGAAGGCATCTGGATCTATTTCTGGATCGGTCTAAACGAGAAAGAGATCCCGGCAGTCTGCGATTTTCTTAGAAATCTTCCAGAAGACCTGGAGCCTAAAAAACAAAGCACAGTTCAGATATGA